GAAGGCGATCCCGGCCGGCTTGTAGCCGGTGGAATATGTCGCGTAGACCATGACATTGTCGGCAAGCTGATAGGTCGGCGCGATGCGGAAGGAGAAGTTGTCTCCCTTCACGCGGCCGAAATCATAAGCCGGAGCCGCGCTGGAAGCCACGAAGTTCGGCGTGTACCCGGCAATCGCCTGCGGGTTTACATAGACGTAATCGATGCTCTGCGAATTATTGTCGTGCGTGTAACGGCCGCCCAGGGTCAGGCTGAGGTGCGGGGTGAAATTGAACTTGAGCTGGCCGAACGCGGCCACGGTTTCGTTCACGGAATCGAACAGAGAGGCGTTTCCATCCTTGCCGATCGCCCCCGTCAGCGCGATCAGCGTGGGCAGCGGCGTGCCGGCGGCATCGTAGAGCGGCTGCCCGCCGGTCGACCACTGAAGCTGTGTCTGGCGAGCATGAAGCCGGTTGTAGAACGCGCCGACCAGATATTCCACGAAGCCGCCGGTCGGCGAGGCCAGGTGGATTTCCTGGCTGAACTTGTCGGTATCGAGCTGGCCGAGATTGAACGGGATGTAGGCGTAGCGATCGTAGGGCGTGAGGCTGGCGGGCGTCCAGTTGTCATAGCGGGTCGCGCGGTAGGCGGTGATGGAGGTCAGCTCGTGGTCACCCAGCTTCGCATTGGCACGCAGCGAGGTGCCGTATTCCTCGGTGATGATCTGGCCGAACGAGGAATCCGCGGTATCGGCGCTCTTCGGTCCGGGAACGACGCCCAATTCCTTGAGGATCGCGGTCACTTCCGCCGACTGGCCGGAAACCGGCGTGCGCACGCTGCTGTCCCAGTGGTAGGCATAGTCGCCCGAAAGCGTCAGGTTGAAGCTGTCCGACGGTTCCAGATAGAGCCGCGCCCGGCCGCCGTACTCGTGCTGCGATCCCACCTTGCGGTTCAGCGTCACGTTGCGGCCGAACCCGTCGAAGGCCTGGTCGAACCCGGAGACGCGCAGCGCGGCGATGGGGCCGAGCGGCACGTTCACGGTAGCGTTCAGGATGCGCTCGTCATGCTCGCCAAAGCTGGCGCTGCCGCGCAGCAACCATTCGCCGATCTTCGGCTTTGTGGTGGTCACCGCAATCACGCCCGAGGTGGCGTTCTTGCCGAACAGCGTACCCTGCGGCCCCATCAGCACGTCCACCCGGTCGATATCGACCAGCCCGGTAAGGCCGTTGGCACGCTGGCCGTCCATGACCACGTCGTCCACGACCACGCTGACCGACTTGGCGTTCGAGAAGTCGAAAGAGGTGCTGCCGACGCCGCGGATCTGGAACGCGGCGCCCTGGGTCGGGTCGAACTGCACCCCCGGCATCGTGTACTGCAGATCGGTGACCGAAGTGTAGCCGGTCTTGGCCAGCGTCTCGCCGTCGATGGACTGGATCGCCAGCGGCACCTTCTGGCTGCTTTCCGCGCGGCGCTCGGCCGTGACGGTGATTTCGGGCAGCGCGTCATCGCTGACGGGGGCTTCGGCGGCCTGCGCCGTCATCGCCCAGCACGGCGCGATCGCACCTGCCAGAATGGTCGAGAGAAGGTGGATACTGCGATTGCGCTTGAAGGCAGACATAGGGGCTCCGTCCTGTTGACCACGGGTCTTCAGGACGCGCCTCTAAGCGCGCTTCATGACTCTTTCAGGACAATCGTATTGGTTATTTCACTTCATTTTTCGTTCAATTAAAACACTCGTACTGCCGCCAGTGAAAGCGTGAACGAGATCCGGCGCGGCCTGCCATTCCGCCTCGGTCGCCAGGCTGCGCAGGCCGTTTCCGATGGAAGCCATGACAATCGCCTGGATGCGCGCCCGGTCGCTGTCCGTGGGAATTCCCAGCCATTGCGCATATTGGCCATGGACATTTTCCGCCCGCCTGCGCCGCATGTCGATCGCGAAAGGCCGGAATGCCGGATCGCCCAGCGCCGCCAGCGCGCATTCGTGCGTAAGACGGATGATGTCGCTGCTGCCCAGCTTCGCACCGCTGGCATGGATGCGGCTGCGCAGGCGGCGATAGACGGCCTCCACCCCTGCGAACAGGATATCGCGGTGCGTCGGAAAGTGGTGAGCGGCGCTGGAGGTCGCAACGCCCGCCGCCTGCGCCACGGTGCGGTGGGACAAGGCACCCACCCCCTGCTCCACGATGATATCGGCAATATTCTCCGCAATGGCACCCTTGGCGCCCTGCGGCGGAACCGCGGTTTCGTCATAAGCGGCCGAGGCCGGCACCGCGAGCCGTTCCACCAGCGCCATGTGCCACCGCGAACCGGCGGGATCGCCGGACGCCCCGCTGCCGCGCAGCATCGCACGCACGGTCGAATGGCGCAGCAGCCGGTAATCGGTCTCATCGGCCAGGAGAATGGAGAAGACCTGTTCGTCCAGACAGTAGCTGGCGATGAAATGGGCCAGTCGCCCGCCCAGCGGGGTGAGGGGCAGCACGTCTCGCCAGAGCCCCTGCCCCTCATCCAGCAGCGCGTCGATCGCGCGAAGCGATTGCGGCTCGCGGCTGGCCAGCAAGGCCAGTTCGCACGTGACGATCGCGGACGTGCGCCGGGAATGCGCGCCCTGGTCCAGCCATTCGCAGATGAGATCGGCCAGGCTCCCGGCGCCGAAAGGGTCGTGATCCCCCACCCGCTCACGCCATTCACGGCGCGCTTCGGCCATGAGTTCGACTTCGCGATCGAGAACGGCGGCGATCAGCGCCGCGCGGTCACCGATACGATAGCTGATCGAGCCGACCGAAATCTGCGCTTCCTCTGCGACGGTGCGCAGGCTCATGCCCGAGATGCCCCTGGCCGCAATCACCGTCCGGGCAGCATCGAGGAGGCCTGTGATATCGCTTCGAGATTTCATTCCGGCACTTCATATCGTCGTCCCCGGCCCAGTCCAGACGACGCTTCCGGTTTTCCGAAGGAGCCGGGGAGATCAGTGCGCGCTTGCCCCGGCGGCACCGATCCCGGTCTCGGAACGGACACGCTGCGCAAGATAGCCTGCACGATCCACCGCCGCGCGGCCGCTCCTGTCAAGCCGGGAAACGATCCAGATCGTGAAGAACGCCAGTGGCATCGAAAACAGCGTCGGCGAAGTGAAGGGGAACACCGGGTCGGCATGGCCAAGCACCGAGACCCAGACCGCGGGTGACAGGATCGTCAGGACAAGCGCCAGCGCAAGGCCGATCGACCCGCCCCACACAATCCCGCGCGTGGTGCAGCCTTTCCACAGCACGGACAGCAGCAGCACCGGAAAATTGCCCGAGGCGGCCAGCGCGAAAGCCAGACTGACCATGAACGCGACGTTCTGGTTCTCGAACAGGATGCCCAGCAGAATCGCGACGAGCGCGAGGACCACCACCGTTCGCCGCGATACGCGCAGTTCATCCTCGGAACTCGCCTCTCCCTTGCGCAGCACCGACGCATAGAGATCATGGCTGACGGCCGACGCACCGGCCAGGGTCAGCCCGGCAACGACCGCAAGGATCGTGGCGAAGGCGACCGCGCAGACGAAGCCGAGGAACAGGTTGCCACCAACCGCATCAGCCAGGTGAAGCGCGGCCATGTTACCGCCGCCTCGCAAGGCGCCCGTCGCCGGATCGAGGAAGGCCGGCTCGGTCGCGACCATCACGATCGCGCCGAAGCCGATGATGAAAGTCAGGATGTAGAAATAGCCGATCCAGCCGGTGGCCCAGAGTACGGACTTGCGCGCGGCCCGGGCGTCGGGAACGGTGAAGAAGCGCATCAGGATATGCGGCAGGCCCGCTGTCCCGAACATGAGCGCCATGCCGAAGGAAATCGCGGAAACCGGGTCCTTGATGAAATTGCCCGGCCCCATGATCGACCGCCCCTTGGCCGCCGCCGTCGCCGGGTCGGCGCCGGCATCGAGTGCCAGCGCCGCCTTCACTTCTACCGCGCGCGCGAAGAGGGCATCGGGCGAGAAGCCGAAGCTGGCAAGCACGGCGAAAGCCATGAGCGTGGCGCAGCCCAGGAGCAGTACCGCCTTGATGATCTGGACCCATGTGGTCGCGATCATGCCCCCGAACAGGACATAGAACGTCATCAGCACGCCCACGATCACCACGGCATAGGAATAGGGCAGCCCGAACAGCAGCTTGATCAACTGCCCCGCGCCGACCATCTGGGCGATGAGGTAGAACAGCACGACGGCGAGCGTGCTGGAAGCGGCAAAGAGACGGACCGGGGTCTGGGCGAAACGGAAGGATGCCACGTCCGCGAACGTGTAGCGGCCGAGATTGCGAAGGCGTTCCGCAAGCAGGAAGAGAATGATCGGCCAGCCCACCAGAAAGCCCGTCGAGTAGATCAGCCCATCGTAGCCGTCGGCGAAAATCTGGGCGGAGATCCCCAGGAACGATGCCGCCGACATGTAATCGCCGGCAATCGCCAATCCGTTCTGGAATCCCGTGATACCGCCTCCCGCCGTGTAGAAATCCGCCGTCGTACGGGTCTTTCGTGCCGCCCAGCGGGTAATCCCGAGAGTTGCCAGCACGAACACCCCGAACATGAGGATCGCAGGCCAGTTCGTCGGCTGCTGCTGCGTCTGCCCGGTCAGGGCGTCGGCGAATGCCGGCACGGGAACAGCCATGCCAAGCACAGCCAGAACCGATCCGGAGCGCACTGCGGCAAGGCGGCCGCTCACTTCGCGGCATCCTTGCGAATGGCTTCGAGCAGCGGATCGAAATCGCGATTTGCGCGGAAGACGTAAAAGCCGGTGAGCGCGATCCCTACGAGGATCACCCCGAGACCCACCGGGATGCCCCAAGTCGTGGTCGCCTGGCCGATCGGTTCCGCCAGCAGGTCCTTGCGAAAGGCTATCACGAGAATGAAGCCGAAGAAGACCGCCAGCATTATTCCCGCCAATTGCCAGCCAAGGCGAGACCGGCTTGCCACCAACTTGCGGTAACGCGGATCGGAGGCAATCGCGGACAACGACGTGGTCGTATCGGCTTCGTTCTGCACGTCCTCTACCCTTCCCATCTTCTCGTTGGCGCCAACTATGACCTCGGCAAACTGCAAGGCAATGTTATTGTTGGAAGCAGGCCGTTTTCTTGCCCGATCCTTGCGCGGGCCGGCGCGCTGCCTATGTTCCGCCGACTGGCGGCAATTTCGGCCGCGGCCAAACAAGCGGAGAAGGTCATGGGCTTCACAGGACGCGAACTGCGATCCACGATCGATGACGGCAAGCTGACACTGTCGCTGGAACAGGTGCGGATCGACGATCCCGCGGACGACGAGATCGTCGTCCGCGTGGAAGCCGCGCCGATCAACCCGAGCGACCTGGGACTGCTGCTCGGCCCTGCCGATATCGCGACACTCGAACGGCGCGATGGCGGAGACGGAAGCCTGACTTTCGATATTCCGCCGGCCCGTCTGGCCGGTGTCGCGGCGCGGCTTGGCCAGTCGATGCCCGTGGGCAACGAAGGCGCCGGAACCGTCGTCGCAGCCGGACGGAACGCCGCCGCGCTGGAAGGCAGGCGGGTCGGGATGATCGGCGGAGGGATGTATGCCGACTATCGCCGTATCAAGGCGAGCGAGGTGATCCCGCTGCCCGAAGGCGCGACGGCGGCAAGCGGCGCTTCGATGTTCGTCAACCCGCTCACCGCGCTCGGCTTCGTCGAAACTGCGCGGCGCGAGGGGCACAAGGCGATCATCCATACCGCCGCCGCATCGAACCTCGGGCAGATGCTGCAGAAGGTATGCCTGCGGGACGGCATACCGCTGGTCAACATCGTCCGTTCTACGCAGCAGGCCGACATTCTGAACGAGATCGGCGCCGCGCACGTGATCAACAGCAAGGACGACGACTTCGCCGCCCGGCTTGCGGAAGCCGTGGAGCAAACCGGCGCAACCCTAGCCTTCGACGCCATCGGCGGCGGGACGCTGGGCAGCGACATCATGCAGGCCATGGAACAGGCGCAGGTCCGCGCGATGCCCGAATACAACCGCTACGGCTCACCCGTGTTCAAACAGCTCTACATCTACGGCGCACTGGACACTTCGCCGACGATCCTCAATCGGCTGGCTTTCGGCTTCCAGTGGGGCGTGTCGGGCTGGCTGCTGTTCCCGTTCCTCCAGAAAGCCGGCCCCGAAGTCGTAGCCCGCCTGCGCCGCCGCGTGATCGACGAACTGACAACGACATTCGCCAGCAAATACACCCGCGTGATCGGATTGGCGGAAGCCCTGGAGCCGGACGTCCTGCAAGCATACGAGCGCAAGGCCACAGGCGAGAAGTTCCTGATCGACCCTTCCGCAGGTTAGCCCGCGATAGCAGATTCTGGCGCAGCGAGGCGGGTCCCCTTAGCACTCATTGCAGCCTCAGGACCCATTGATTGGCAGGCCGCTCATGCTCAGTCTCCTTGCGGAGCCTGAATCACATCGACCTCCGTCAATCAATGGGTCCTGAGCCTAGTCTCTCCCTTTGAATAACCGCGCACTATCTTGCGCTGTTTCCTCGGGATTGCGGCATCGCACCTCATATCAAAAATCAATAGATATGATGATTTTTCATTCACATAATTGATTATCGGCTATCGCACAAATCCGGGAGAACCTGCGACAGGCACAAGTTTGATGGAGGTTACCGCCCGTCCAAAGAACGGCAACCCTCCGATCCGCGCCTTCTTCGCGCCCTCACATCCCGGTTAGAAATCCATCCAGTCATCGTCCTGCCCGGTTGCCAACGCGGCCACCTTGGGGCTTCGAACTGAGATGGAAGGGATCGCCGCCCCTGCGCCGCGCGGCGTAGCGGCAGGAAACGAGCGCGGGGAATGGGACACGCCACCATTTCCGGTGCGGAACATTGCAGCGCGGTCCGAAAGAGCGGTGACTTCGCTGTTGAGAGTGCGCGCCGCTGCCGAGGTTTGCTCCACCATCGCCGCGTTCTGCTGCGTCGCCTGGTCCATCGTGCCGATCGCTGCGCTGATCTGCGTGATCGTCGATGACTGCACCTGATTGTCAGCCGCGATGTCGCTCAGCAGTGTATGCACCTCGGTCACGTCGCCCGAGATGTTCTGGAGCGCGCCGTCCACGCGCTGCACCGCTCCGACAGCAGTACCGATATCGGTCTGCGTCGCCGTCAATTGCTCCCGGGCTCGCTTGGCTTCCTCTTCCGAGCGCATGGCGAGCGCGGAGACGAGATCGGCCACCACCGCGAAACCGCGCCCTGCATCGCCTGCGCGGCCTGCCTCTACGGCAGCGTTCATGGCAAGAACCCGGGTCTGGAAGGCGATCTTGTCGAGCCCCTCGATCACCGAATCGATACCCTTGGCGCTCTCGCTGACGCGGCCCATAGCCTGCACGGCCTCATCGGCGATCGAGCGGCCGGTCTGAACCACACCCATGGCCCCATCGGCCCGCTGTACGGTGCGACCGGCGGATTCGGCGGTGGCG
The DNA window shown above is from Novosphingobium sp. RL4 and carries:
- a CDS encoding DUF485 domain-containing protein gives rise to the protein MGRVEDVQNEADTTTSLSAIASDPRYRKLVASRSRLGWQLAGIMLAVFFGFILVIAFRKDLLAEPIGQATTTWGIPVGLGVILVGIALTGFYVFRANRDFDPLLEAIRKDAAK
- a CDS encoding cation acetate symporter, with product MAVPVPAFADALTGQTQQQPTNWPAILMFGVFVLATLGITRWAARKTRTTADFYTAGGGITGFQNGLAIAGDYMSAASFLGISAQIFADGYDGLIYSTGFLVGWPIILFLLAERLRNLGRYTFADVASFRFAQTPVRLFAASSTLAVVLFYLIAQMVGAGQLIKLLFGLPYSYAVVIVGVLMTFYVLFGGMIATTWVQIIKAVLLLGCATLMAFAVLASFGFSPDALFARAVEVKAALALDAGADPATAAAKGRSIMGPGNFIKDPVSAISFGMALMFGTAGLPHILMRFFTVPDARAARKSVLWATGWIGYFYILTFIIGFGAIVMVATEPAFLDPATGALRGGGNMAALHLADAVGGNLFLGFVCAVAFATILAVVAGLTLAGASAVSHDLYASVLRKGEASSEDELRVSRRTVVVLALVAILLGILFENQNVAFMVSLAFALAASGNFPVLLLSVLWKGCTTRGIVWGGSIGLALALVLTILSPAVWVSVLGHADPVFPFTSPTLFSMPLAFFTIWIVSRLDRSGRAAVDRAGYLAQRVRSETGIGAAGASAH
- a CDS encoding zinc-binding dehydrogenase, with the translated sequence MGFTGRELRSTIDDGKLTLSLEQVRIDDPADDEIVVRVEAAPINPSDLGLLLGPADIATLERRDGGDGSLTFDIPPARLAGVAARLGQSMPVGNEGAGTVVAAGRNAAALEGRRVGMIGGGMYADYRRIKASEVIPLPEGATAASGASMFVNPLTALGFVETARREGHKAIIHTAAASNLGQMLQKVCLRDGIPLVNIVRSTQQADILNEIGAAHVINSKDDDFAARLAEAVEQTGATLAFDAIGGGTLGSDIMQAMEQAQVRAMPEYNRYGSPVFKQLYIYGALDTSPTILNRLAFGFQWGVSGWLLFPFLQKAGPEVVARLRRRVIDELTTTFASKYTRVIGLAEALEPDVLQAYERKATGEKFLIDPSAG
- a CDS encoding TonB-dependent receptor, which translates into the protein MSAFKRNRSIHLLSTILAGAIAPCWAMTAQAAEAPVSDDALPEITVTAERRAESSQKVPLAIQSIDGETLAKTGYTSVTDLQYTMPGVQFDPTQGAAFQIRGVGSTSFDFSNAKSVSVVVDDVVMDGQRANGLTGLVDIDRVDVLMGPQGTLFGKNATSGVIAVTTTKPKIGEWLLRGSASFGEHDERILNATVNVPLGPIAALRVSGFDQAFDGFGRNVTLNRKVGSQHEYGGRARLYLEPSDSFNLTLSGDYAYHWDSSVRTPVSGQSAEVTAILKELGVVPGPKSADTADSSFGQIITEEYGTSLRANAKLGDHELTSITAYRATRYDNWTPASLTPYDRYAYIPFNLGQLDTDKFSQEIHLASPTGGFVEYLVGAFYNRLHARQTQLQWSTGGQPLYDAAGTPLPTLIALTGAIGKDGNASLFDSVNETVAAFGQLKFNFTPHLSLTLGGRYTHDNNSQSIDYVYVNPQAIAGYTPNFVASSAAPAYDFGRVKGDNFSFRIAPTYQLADNVMVYATYSTGYKPAGIAFVGNKYAPYEDETVKAWEAGIKSEWFGRRLRFNLDVFRSDFKDFQATILTQIPDGSGGTINATVIGNAGGLRTQGVEGNLVVQPMRGLQLSGAVTYTDAKFTDYVYNATTNYTGSRLTNSPEWSGTAAVDYDHEFGSGLGLRAHADYAYRSEYWTVVGQPAYSHVPGYGLVNGRVSVKLPDRPVEIGVYARNLFDKYFSTGWQQYGVLGLLHYTSPNARRTVGGFVNVSF
- a CDS encoding TetR family transcriptional regulator; translation: MKSRSDITGLLDAARTVIAARGISGMSLRTVAEEAQISVGSISYRIGDRAALIAAVLDREVELMAEARREWRERVGDHDPFGAGSLADLICEWLDQGAHSRRTSAIVTCELALLASREPQSLRAIDALLDEGQGLWRDVLPLTPLGGRLAHFIASYCLDEQVFSILLADETDYRLLRHSTVRAMLRGSGASGDPAGSRWHMALVERLAVPASAAYDETAVPPQGAKGAIAENIADIIVEQGVGALSHRTVAQAAGVATSSAAHHFPTHRDILFAGVEAVYRRLRSRIHASGAKLGSSDIIRLTHECALAALGDPAFRPFAIDMRRRRAENVHGQYAQWLGIPTDSDRARIQAIVMASIGNGLRSLATEAEWQAAPDLVHAFTGGSTSVLIERKMK